The following proteins come from a genomic window of Gimesia chilikensis:
- a CDS encoding PSD1 and planctomycete cytochrome C domain-containing protein, with product MTDSRIRTTLIILLSGLCLMAGNQFCAAEPVDFRRDVAPILEQHCLVCHNRRVRQGELSLHSLDATLHGGESGEIVDPGDPDASYLLDLITPSNGVAEMPREAPPLSEQEQSILRRWIKEGAVWPEKLELEAPLLWSLAPLSQPAVPMDVQSTDQFPLRNPIDAFIASRLQAAGVQPAPPANRRTLIRRLYLDLVGLLPPPDEVEAFVADTDPQSYEKLVDKLLASPHFGERWGRYWLDMARYADSSGYLGDSIRPHVWVYREWVIEAINQDLPIDQFSKEQLAGDLFEKPTVSQKVATGFHRNTLKNTEAGVDLELYRTKEIVDRVNTTGMVWLGLTFGCAECHDHKHDPISQNEFYQLYSFFNNADETTVKVTRDWEKQEYQQALADWQPDYDRCQQEIKTYEIADLTEKQRTEIDKILKGYKRSSDLKKLEPFYQTKKEGWDKLSARLGKLLSSRPQAPSTRAPIFTERTKDRRETFVHVRGVYNRPGDKVSPGTPSVLPDLQSRQPTPDRLDLANWLFREENPLTARVAVNRIWQHLFGRGIVSTPNDFGTKGATPTHPLLLDWLASEYRQRDWSRKAMIKLIVMSSAYQMSSAANARDVPQDVNNLLFWRQNSFRVEAEIIRDIHLTASSLLDRTIGRKGIRPPLPAFVTDVGRSVKWPATQGSARHRRGMYIVFKRTVPFPMLMTFDAPDATVSCSRRERSNTPLQALTLLNSPMFYECAEVLGKQMQEKHADNISAAIQEMYLRCLSRPAGEPEAVALQSAWSDLLHLAEATQAEMKPQQKPAETAMVQLARIIMNLDEFVTRD from the coding sequence ATGACTGATTCGAGAATTCGGACCACATTGATCATTCTCCTGAGTGGCCTGTGCCTGATGGCTGGCAATCAGTTCTGCGCTGCAGAGCCGGTTGACTTTCGTCGTGATGTGGCACCGATTCTGGAACAGCATTGTCTGGTCTGCCATAACAGACGGGTTCGACAGGGGGAACTATCGCTGCATTCCCTGGACGCAACATTACACGGGGGCGAAAGTGGGGAGATCGTGGATCCTGGAGATCCGGACGCGAGCTACCTGTTGGATCTGATCACTCCCAGTAACGGAGTTGCAGAGATGCCGCGCGAGGCACCTCCACTCTCGGAACAGGAGCAGTCAATCCTCCGTCGCTGGATCAAAGAGGGTGCTGTCTGGCCGGAAAAACTGGAGCTGGAAGCACCACTCTTATGGTCACTCGCGCCGCTGAGTCAACCAGCGGTTCCCATGGATGTACAATCGACGGATCAGTTCCCGCTTCGCAACCCGATTGATGCGTTTATTGCCTCACGACTGCAAGCGGCCGGTGTTCAGCCAGCTCCGCCTGCAAATCGACGGACGTTGATCCGCCGTCTGTATCTGGATCTGGTGGGACTGCTCCCCCCACCTGATGAAGTCGAAGCCTTTGTGGCCGATACCGATCCTCAAAGCTACGAAAAACTCGTCGACAAACTGCTGGCCTCACCCCATTTTGGCGAACGCTGGGGACGCTACTGGCTGGACATGGCTCGCTATGCGGACAGTTCCGGTTACCTGGGGGACAGCATACGACCGCACGTCTGGGTTTATCGGGAGTGGGTCATCGAGGCGATCAATCAGGATCTGCCCATCGATCAGTTTTCAAAAGAACAGTTAGCCGGTGATCTGTTTGAGAAGCCGACCGTTTCGCAAAAGGTGGCGACCGGCTTTCATCGCAATACTCTGAAAAACACAGAAGCCGGCGTAGATCTCGAACTCTATCGGACTAAAGAGATCGTCGACCGTGTCAACACGACCGGCATGGTCTGGCTGGGACTGACATTCGGCTGTGCCGAGTGTCACGATCACAAACATGATCCCATTTCGCAGAACGAATTTTACCAGCTGTATTCTTTCTTTAACAACGCGGATGAGACCACGGTGAAGGTCACGCGGGACTGGGAAAAACAGGAATACCAGCAGGCTCTCGCTGACTGGCAACCCGATTACGATCGCTGTCAGCAGGAAATCAAGACTTACGAAATTGCAGACCTTACCGAAAAACAGCGCACGGAAATTGATAAGATTCTGAAGGGCTATAAACGCTCGTCCGATTTGAAAAAGCTGGAACCGTTTTATCAGACGAAAAAAGAGGGGTGGGATAAGCTCTCAGCCAGGCTGGGGAAACTCCTCTCCTCCCGGCCGCAGGCCCCCTCTACGCGTGCCCCGATTTTCACGGAACGGACCAAAGACCGTCGCGAAACGTTCGTGCATGTCCGCGGCGTTTATAATCGGCCGGGAGACAAGGTCAGTCCGGGGACGCCCTCTGTACTGCCGGACCTGCAGTCGCGTCAGCCGACGCCCGATCGACTCGATCTGGCCAACTGGCTCTTCCGGGAAGAGAACCCATTAACCGCACGGGTGGCGGTGAATCGCATCTGGCAGCATCTGTTCGGACGGGGCATCGTCTCAACGCCGAACGACTTTGGCACTAAAGGAGCCACGCCTACACATCCGCTTTTATTAGATTGGCTTGCTTCAGAATACAGACAACGTGACTGGAGCCGCAAAGCGATGATCAAACTGATCGTGATGTCTTCAGCCTATCAGATGTCGTCCGCCGCCAATGCACGTGACGTACCCCAGGATGTCAACAATCTGCTTTTCTGGAGACAGAACAGTTTTCGTGTCGAAGCGGAAATCATCCGCGATATTCATCTGACCGCCAGCAGTCTGTTGGATCGAACCATCGGCCGCAAGGGGATTCGTCCGCCGCTGCCTGCCTTCGTAACCGATGTAGGACGGAGCGTCAAATGGCCCGCCACCCAGGGGAGTGCCCGTCATCGCCGGGGGATGTACATTGTCTTTAAACGGACGGTACCGTTCCCGATGCTGATGACGTTCGATGCTCCGGATGCGACCGTCTCCTGCAGTCGACGCGAACGTTCCAATACACCGCTGCAGGCTTTGACCTTACTCAATAGTCCCATGTTTTACGAATGTGCAGAAGTACTGGGAAAACAGATGCAGGAGAAACACGCCGACAACATTTCCGCAGCGATTCAGGAAATGTATCTCCGCTGTCTGTCGCGACCTGCCGGTGAGCCGGAAGCGGTCGCCCTGCAGTCTGCCTGGAGCGATCTGCTGCATCTGGCGGAAGCGACGCAAGCTGAAATGAAACCGCAGCAGAAGCCGGCAGAGACCGCAATGGTCCAGCTGGCACGCATCATTATGAACCTGGATGAATTTGTTACGAGAGACTGA
- a CDS encoding neutral/alkaline non-lysosomal ceramidase N-terminal domain-containing protein: MDMFSNLYRILPITICITLALTLCVKTQAEEKQPVLLAGAATSNITPPLGELIVGGWKPIPAKRIHDELHARCIVLDNGKVKLAIVLCDNVGIPESVFDLAKEQVHKHTSIPKSHLLMASTHTHSATTARGPSKVLRETEFTEYQKFLASRISDGVRRALYQLEPARIGWGQVDEPSEVFNRRWYVNDTSLLTNPFGGLDRVRMNPPRGNKALDRPAGPTDPQVSFISIQSQKGRPIALLANYSLHYVGGVQSGDVSADYFGYFAKYIEQKLGAQDQSPPFVGILSNGTSGDVNNINFTEKGGKRYQRYEKMQEVAEKVASRVYEAQQTIKYHNWVPLGAAAAKLPLKLRKPTPEMLAHFEKIKSETGDANRAKHRREEIYADRIAKIMEAPDQIEVPLQVMRIGSLGICAIPFETFTETGLELKERSPFQPTFTIELANGSFGYLPTPDQHRLGGYETWLGTNYVEKDASTKIVNMLLELFAQLKKEDS; the protein is encoded by the coding sequence CTGGACATGTTTTCGAACCTGTATCGCATCTTGCCAATAACAATCTGCATTACCCTGGCGCTGACTTTGTGTGTTAAAACGCAGGCCGAAGAGAAACAGCCTGTCTTACTGGCAGGAGCGGCCACCAGTAATATCACTCCCCCCTTAGGCGAACTGATTGTGGGAGGCTGGAAACCGATTCCCGCCAAACGCATTCACGACGAATTGCATGCCCGCTGCATCGTGCTCGATAATGGTAAGGTCAAACTGGCGATCGTGCTCTGCGATAACGTCGGGATTCCGGAATCGGTCTTTGACCTGGCGAAAGAGCAGGTTCATAAGCATACCAGCATTCCCAAATCACATCTGCTGATGGCTTCAACGCACACGCATTCCGCCACCACAGCCCGCGGGCCTTCCAAGGTGCTGCGGGAAACCGAATTCACCGAGTATCAGAAATTCCTGGCCAGCCGGATCTCGGATGGCGTGCGTCGTGCCCTGTATCAACTGGAGCCGGCACGAATTGGCTGGGGACAGGTCGATGAGCCGTCAGAAGTCTTTAATCGTCGCTGGTATGTGAATGACACTTCCCTGTTGACCAATCCCTTTGGTGGCCTGGATCGCGTCCGCATGAATCCTCCGCGGGGAAATAAAGCCCTGGATCGTCCGGCTGGTCCGACTGACCCGCAGGTCAGCTTTATTTCGATCCAAAGTCAAAAGGGACGCCCCATCGCTCTGCTGGCAAATTACTCGCTGCACTACGTAGGCGGCGTGCAGTCCGGTGATGTCTCGGCTGATTACTTCGGCTACTTTGCGAAATACATTGAGCAGAAGCTGGGGGCTCAGGATCAGTCGCCACCTTTTGTCGGTATTTTATCCAACGGTACCAGTGGTGATGTCAACAACATCAATTTCACCGAGAAGGGGGGCAAGCGTTATCAGCGTTATGAAAAAATGCAGGAAGTCGCTGAGAAAGTGGCCAGCCGCGTCTATGAAGCACAGCAGACCATCAAGTATCACAATTGGGTCCCGCTGGGGGCTGCTGCCGCCAAACTCCCTTTGAAACTCCGCAAACCAACGCCGGAGATGCTGGCACACTTCGAGAAAATCAAATCCGAAACCGGGGACGCGAATCGCGCAAAGCATCGACGGGAAGAAATCTATGCAGACCGGATTGCCAAAATCATGGAAGCACCGGATCAGATCGAAGTCCCGCTGCAGGTGATGCGGATCGGCTCACTGGGGATCTGTGCGATTCCCTTTGAAACGTTTACCGAAACCGGTCTGGAGCTCAAAGAACGCAGCCCCTTCCAGCCCACATTTACCATCGAACTGGCCAATGGTTCGTTCGGATATCTGCCCACGCCCGATCAGCATCGGCTGGGCGGTTATGAAACCTGGCTGGGAACCAACTACGTAGAAAAGGACGCCAGTACCAAAATTGTAAACATGTTGCTGGAACTGTTTGCCCAGTTGAAAAAAGAAGACTCGTAA